One Miscanthus floridulus cultivar M001 chromosome 11, ASM1932011v1, whole genome shotgun sequence DNA window includes the following coding sequences:
- the LOC136494177 gene encoding vacuolar iron transporter homolog 5-like, with product MAMMSSMDGGSNIGKVAAVVDAENPATTIVVGPPCAVVDSDSDDDLSQRGNWLRAAVLGANDGLVSTASLMLGVGAVKADARAMVISGFAGLLAGACSMAIGEFVSVCSQRDVELARLDRDGKRGGGEEKALPSPVQAAAASALAFSVGALLPLLAAWFIADYRLRIGVVAAVATATLAAFGCVGAVLGRAPVARSCARVVVGGWVAMAVTFGLMRFFKASGI from the coding sequence ATGGCCATGATGAGCAGCATGGACGGCGGCAGCAACATCGGCAAGGTGGCCGCCGTGGTGGACGCGGAGAACCCGGCGACCACCATCGTCGTCGGGCCGCCGTGCGCGGTGGtggactccgactccgacgacgacctGTCGCAGCGCGGCAACTGGCTGCGCGCGGCGGTGCTGGGCGCGAACGACGGGCTGGTGTCGACGGCGTCGCTGATGCTGGGCGTGGGCGCCGTGAAGGCGGACGCGCGCGCCATGGTGATCTCCGGGTTCGCGGGCCTGCTGGCGGGCGCGTGCAGCATGGCCATCGGTGAGTTCGTGTCCGTGTGCTCCCAGCGCGACGTGGAGCTGGCGCGGCTGGACCGCGACGGCAAgcgcggcggcggggaggagaAGGCGCTGCCCAGTCCCGTGCAGGCCGCCGCGGCGTCCGCACTGGCTTTCTCCGTGGGCGCGCTGCTTCCGCTGCTGGCGGCCTGGTTCATCGCCGACTACAGGCTGCGGATCGGGGTGGTGGCCGCCGTGGCCACCGCCACGCTGGCCGCGTTCGGCTGCGTCGGCGCCGTGCTGGGGCGCGCCCCCGTGGCGAGGTCGTGCGCGCGCGTCGTCGTCGGCGGCTGGGTCGCCATGGCCGTCACCTTCGGCCTCATGAGGTTCTTCAAGGCCAGCGGCATATGA